A single window of Anaerocolumna chitinilytica DNA harbors:
- a CDS encoding acyl carrier protein: MEKLMAILKDINPNLNYETETRLIDGGLLDSFSILSLIPELEDAFGIEITPVDLVPVNFNSAQAMWNMITRLQED; encoded by the coding sequence ATGGAAAAATTAATGGCTATTTTAAAGGATATCAACCCAAATCTTAACTATGAAACAGAAACCAGACTTATTGACGGAGGTCTTTTAGATTCCTTCTCCATCCTGTCCCTTATACCGGAATTAGAAGATGCCTTTGGTATCGAAATTACACCCGTTGATCTGGTGCCGGTTAATTTTAATTCAGCACAAGCTATGTGGAACATGATAACGAGATTACAAGAGGATTAA
- a CDS encoding diaminopimelate decarboxylase family protein, with protein sequence MKEKKFEKAISQYKTPFYFFDTDILKEQIQKIRAAIGTDVELCYAMKANPFLIKDLEELIDSFEVCSPGEFHICERAAIRMDKIVMSGVYKSEDDLHYALKEYGNQILYTVESLSHWNILEAYANSQQLPIKVLLRLTSGNQFGMDETLLRQIIKETMDKPESRAYIDIEGIQFFSGTQKKVSEKLKKELAMLDKLCLALEEEYGFTVKKLEYGPGLPICYFEEEQNEEDAMLSSLAEALRVMTYNGKISLEMGRFIAAPCGFFVTSIVDTKNNKGQNYCIVDGGMHHINYYGQMLAMKKPPILHWNQEDGDLKEWTVCGSLCTVNDVLVKQYPFHGLVTGDKLIFEKTGAYSVTEGISLFLSRELPQVLLYSEKDNLRQARGNYPTDVLNYFLQP encoded by the coding sequence ATGAAAGAAAAAAAATTCGAAAAAGCCATAAGCCAATATAAAACACCCTTTTATTTTTTTGATACAGACATATTGAAGGAACAAATTCAAAAGATAAGAGCTGCAATCGGAACCGATGTGGAACTATGCTACGCTATGAAGGCGAACCCTTTCCTCATAAAGGACCTGGAAGAACTGATTGACAGCTTTGAAGTCTGCTCTCCCGGTGAATTCCATATTTGTGAGCGGGCAGCTATCCGAATGGACAAAATTGTGATGTCCGGCGTATATAAGAGCGAGGATGACCTCCATTATGCGCTGAAAGAGTACGGGAATCAGATTCTCTATACAGTTGAATCTTTATCTCACTGGAATATCTTAGAAGCTTATGCAAATAGCCAGCAACTGCCGATAAAGGTATTGCTACGCTTAACCTCCGGAAATCAATTCGGTATGGATGAAACTCTTCTTCGCCAAATAATAAAAGAGACCATGGATAAACCTGAGAGTCGTGCTTATATTGACATCGAAGGCATCCAATTCTTCTCGGGCACGCAAAAAAAGGTATCAGAGAAGCTGAAAAAAGAACTCGCCATGCTCGACAAGCTATGTCTGGCTCTGGAAGAGGAATATGGTTTCACCGTTAAAAAGTTAGAATACGGGCCGGGTCTTCCCATATGCTACTTTGAAGAAGAACAGAATGAAGAAGATGCTATGCTTTCCTCCCTGGCTGAGGCTTTAAGGGTAATGACCTATAACGGTAAGATTTCTCTGGAAATGGGCCGCTTTATCGCCGCTCCCTGCGGTTTCTTTGTAACCAGTATTGTGGATACCAAGAATAATAAGGGCCAGAACTACTGCATTGTAGACGGTGGCATGCACCATATAAACTATTATGGTCAAATGTTAGCAATGAAGAAACCTCCCATTCTTCACTGGAATCAGGAAGATGGAGACTTGAAAGAATGGACGGTCTGCGGCTCCCTTTGCACGGTTAATGACGTCCTGGTAAAACAATATCCCTTTCACGGACTTGTAACCGGTGACAAATTGATTTTTGAAAAGACCGGTGCTTATTCGGTTACAGAGGGAATATCCCTCTTCTTAAGCCGTGAACTGCCCCAGGTACTTTTGTACTCAGAGAAAGATAATCTAAGGCAGGCAAGAGGAAATTATCCTACTGATGTTTTAAATTATTTTCTTCAACCCTAA
- a CDS encoding response regulator transcription factor has protein sequence MSTAQQILVVDDDADIREVLRIQLENKGYLVSEAVNGKEAVEAASKNPDIDLFILDIMMPELSGIDACEEIRKKSSAPVLFLTAKSKESDKAAAYENGGDDYLVKPFSQAELLMKVQSLLRRYVVYKGKSETASNSTEIQLQDILIDTINHSVYRENQKIDLTDTEFQVLMYLQRNKGKAKDAQSIYEGVWNEAFLPASTNTIMVHILNLRKKLELDFNNPTIIRTVWGKGYQIDEA, from the coding sequence TTGAGTACAGCACAGCAGATTTTAGTAGTAGATGACGATGCAGATATCAGAGAGGTTCTTCGCATTCAGCTGGAGAACAAAGGATATCTGGTATCGGAAGCTGTAAATGGAAAAGAAGCTGTAGAAGCTGCCTCTAAGAATCCCGATATTGACCTTTTCATTTTAGATATTATGATGCCCGAATTATCCGGTATTGATGCCTGCGAAGAGATTCGTAAAAAATCCTCTGCACCGGTTCTGTTTCTGACAGCTAAGTCCAAAGAAAGTGACAAGGCAGCAGCCTATGAAAATGGCGGGGATGATTACCTGGTTAAACCATTCTCCCAGGCAGAGCTCCTTATGAAAGTCCAGTCACTTCTTAGAAGATATGTTGTTTACAAAGGTAAATCAGAAACAGCATCCAACAGTACAGAGATTCAGCTGCAGGACATACTAATTGATACAATTAATCATTCTGTTTATAGAGAAAATCAAAAGATAGACCTTACCGATACGGAATTTCAGGTATTAATGTACCTCCAAAGGAATAAGGGTAAAGCCAAGGATGCTCAATCCATCTATGAAGGGGTCTGGAACGAGGCTTTTCTTCCGGCTTCCACCAACACCATTATGGTGCATATATTGAATCTCCGCAAGAAATTAGAGCTGGACTTCAACAACCCGACAATAATACGTACAGTCTGGGGAAAGGGTTATCAAATCGATGAAGCATAA
- a CDS encoding amino acid adenylation domain-containing protein, protein MRNVLEYLEHSAREYPEKIVAEDINRLCSYRELLENAKHIGTSLAKIETPGKPIAVFMEKSVEALTAFMGIVYAGCFYILINPEQPVFRIQQILQVSGAECIITLNHTEEILLKAGFTGALNSYQELLKNDINEERLQQIRDQAQDIDPLYCNFTSGSTGVPKGVLVSHRSVIDFMEYFPSLFSISKEDIIGNQAPFDFDVSVKDIYSTLKVGATMVIIPKKYFSIPMQLLDYLCEKKVTTLIWAVSALCMITQLKGFTYKVPEAVNKVLFSGEAMPIKHLKLWQKYLPEASYVNLYGPTEITCNCTYYRITREFELEESLPIGRAFPNEKVFLLDEEDRQVTTPGQIGELCVSGTALALGYYNNAEQTRKAFVQNPLNPLFLETIYRTGDLAYCNEDGDFCFAGRKDFQIKHMGHRIELEEIELIMNSYPDIQRACCVFDTAKNRIAAFYVGGLEGKAIQQKMQESLPIYMIPTVFYSLPELPITANGKIDRKKLLAQCSVTSGKI, encoded by the coding sequence ATGAGAAATGTTTTGGAATATTTAGAGCATTCCGCCAGGGAATATCCCGAAAAAATAGTTGCAGAAGATATAAACCGCCTATGCTCCTACAGAGAATTATTAGAAAACGCCAAGCACATCGGCACTTCTCTGGCAAAAATAGAAACCCCTGGAAAGCCGATAGCAGTCTTTATGGAAAAAAGTGTGGAAGCCTTAACAGCTTTTATGGGAATTGTATATGCCGGCTGCTTTTATATTCTGATCAACCCTGAACAGCCTGTTTTTCGTATTCAGCAGATATTACAGGTGTCCGGAGCAGAATGTATCATTACCCTCAATCATACGGAAGAGATACTTCTAAAGGCTGGATTTACAGGAGCACTTAATAGCTATCAGGAGCTGTTGAAGAATGATATTAATGAAGAACGCCTGCAGCAGATCAGAGACCAGGCACAGGATATTGACCCACTCTACTGTAACTTTACCTCCGGTTCTACCGGAGTTCCAAAAGGTGTTTTAGTAAGCCATCGTTCGGTTATTGATTTTATGGAGTATTTTCCTTCCCTCTTTTCTATCAGTAAGGAGGATATCATCGGCAATCAGGCACCCTTTGATTTTGATGTCTCCGTAAAAGATATTTATTCCACTCTTAAGGTGGGAGCAACTATGGTCATTATTCCGAAAAAGTATTTCTCCATCCCTATGCAGCTTCTGGATTATCTCTGTGAGAAGAAGGTGACCACCCTAATCTGGGCGGTATCAGCTCTTTGTATGATAACACAGTTAAAAGGATTTACTTATAAAGTCCCTGAAGCAGTCAACAAGGTTCTCTTCAGCGGTGAGGCTATGCCTATAAAGCATTTAAAACTCTGGCAAAAGTATCTTCCGGAGGCTTCCTATGTAAATCTCTATGGTCCTACGGAGATTACCTGTAATTGTACCTATTACCGTATTACCAGGGAATTCGAACTGGAGGAAAGCCTTCCCATCGGCAGAGCCTTCCCCAACGAAAAGGTCTTCCTGCTAGACGAAGAAGACAGGCAAGTTACCACCCCCGGTCAGATCGGTGAGCTCTGTGTCTCCGGTACTGCTCTGGCTCTTGGTTATTATAACAATGCAGAACAGACCAGAAAGGCCTTTGTACAGAATCCTCTGAACCCTCTATTTTTAGAGACAATTTACCGTACCGGAGATCTTGCTTACTGCAACGAAGACGGAGACTTTTGCTTTGCAGGGCGAAAGGACTTTCAGATAAAACATATGGGACATCGGATAGAGCTGGAAGAAATAGAATTAATTATGAATAGTTACCCGGATATCCAAAGAGCCTGCTGTGTCTTTGATACGGCAAAAAACCGAATTGCAGCATTTTATGTGGGTGGACTGGAAGGAAAAGCTATTCAGCAGAAAATGCAGGAGTCTTTACCGATTTATATGATTCCTACGGTATTTTACTCTTTACCTGAACTTCCCATTACCGCCAATGGTAAAATTGACCGAAAGAAACTCTTAGCGCAATGCAGTGTAACTTCTGGAAAGATATAA
- a CDS encoding MBOAT family O-acyltransferase, with protein MTYTSILYLLLFLPAVLLIYQIFPDKHRPKVLLLASYIFFISISGKLLVYLLLSTMSMHYIGLWLSVTRKDLLVKEQTAEDRKALKAVYAKKSRGILFFGIAMQLGMLLVLKYSGFFTGSLNGLLTLFSSPVLLPVFRFALPIGISFYTLQAISYLMDIYYQKIEADENLGRLALYMAFFPGLMEGPICRYSQTAEALYAGKPLMYKNVTFGMQRILWGLFKKLIIADRLNMLVVTVFDKPGPNHYSGITVIAAAVLYTFQLYADFSGCIDITIGTGEMFGITLPENFRQPFFSKTASEFWRRWHITLGAWLKDYIFYPISLTKFVKNLGKSSKAKFGRHLGQIIPSSIALLGVWFCNGLWHGTGWNYLFFGMYYFTLILLGNLCEPMILKITEILKINRNAWYYRTLQTIKILPIIFTGELFFRANGLGVGFKMFGSIFTGFQLSTLTDGSLLKLGLSLKDFAVVTLGLIAVLIVGILHEKGIAIRERIAGWHIAARWGFLYAAIVIVIIFGAYGAGYIPAKLIYAGF; from the coding sequence ATGACTTACACTTCCATACTTTATTTGTTATTGTTTTTACCGGCAGTATTACTCATTTATCAGATTTTCCCGGATAAACACCGCCCAAAGGTACTTTTACTTGCCAGTTATATTTTCTTTATTTCCATCAGCGGAAAGCTCCTGGTGTATTTGCTCCTCTCTACCATGTCGATGCATTACATAGGATTATGGCTTTCTGTTACAAGGAAAGACCTTTTGGTGAAGGAACAAACTGCCGAGGACCGAAAAGCCCTGAAAGCTGTCTATGCTAAGAAAAGCCGCGGTATTCTCTTCTTTGGCATAGCCATGCAGCTTGGAATGCTGCTGGTATTAAAGTATTCCGGATTTTTTACGGGCAGCCTTAACGGATTATTAACACTGTTTTCTTCACCGGTTCTTCTGCCTGTTTTCCGATTTGCCCTGCCTATAGGTATTTCCTTTTATACACTGCAGGCCATCTCATATTTGATGGATATTTATTATCAAAAGATTGAAGCAGACGAGAATTTAGGAAGGCTGGCACTGTATATGGCCTTTTTCCCGGGATTGATGGAAGGCCCTATCTGCCGTTATTCCCAAACAGCAGAAGCCCTATATGCTGGTAAACCGTTGATGTATAAGAATGTCACCTTTGGTATGCAGCGAATCCTGTGGGGGCTTTTTAAGAAACTTATTATTGCTGACCGGTTAAACATGCTTGTCGTAACGGTGTTTGACAAACCAGGTCCAAATCATTACAGCGGAATTACAGTGATAGCGGCAGCTGTACTTTATACCTTCCAGCTATACGCTGATTTCTCCGGCTGTATCGATATTACGATTGGTACCGGTGAGATGTTTGGTATCACCCTTCCGGAGAATTTCAGACAGCCTTTCTTTTCCAAAACCGCATCTGAGTTCTGGAGGCGTTGGCATATTACTCTTGGTGCCTGGTTAAAGGATTATATCTTCTATCCGATTTCCTTAACTAAATTCGTAAAGAACCTTGGAAAAAGTTCAAAGGCGAAATTCGGCAGACACTTAGGCCAGATAATCCCTTCCTCCATTGCATTACTTGGAGTATGGTTCTGCAATGGTTTATGGCATGGCACCGGCTGGAACTATCTTTTCTTTGGTATGTATTATTTTACACTGATTTTATTAGGCAATCTATGTGAACCAATGATACTTAAGATTACGGAGATTTTAAAGATTAATCGAAATGCTTGGTATTACAGAACACTGCAGACCATTAAGATATTGCCGATTATCTTCACTGGAGAATTGTTCTTTCGGGCCAATGGCTTAGGCGTGGGATTTAAGATGTTCGGCTCCATATTCACAGGATTTCAATTATCCACGCTCACAGATGGTTCTTTACTGAAACTAGGCCTGTCCCTTAAGGATTTTGCCGTTGTAACTTTGGGCCTTATCGCTGTTTTAATTGTTGGAATATTACACGAAAAGGGAATTGCCATCCGTGAAAGGATTGCCGGCTGGCATATTGCAGCCCGCTGGGGTTTCCTGTATGCCGCTATTGTAATAGTTATTATATTCGGTGCTTACGGTGCCGGATATATCCCTGCTAAATTAATATATGCCGGTTTTTAA
- a CDS encoding HAMP domain-containing sensor histidine kinase, protein MIAGTLVSLGMYFLVQSFGNLLVDKKYLNENAETKRLTQYQDSLENYITNNRISVKDVGSISKWVKKQHYVYLVIYDGDEIVYESGYWDDKYSAYELAETADGVNTVTGTTPSLERTVNNIAFSDGTYLAEIMDASELKWISIVTYVSLVVFFFFLFLILILYNHRLIARIMQLSKEVSLIEKGDLEQPIYHKGNDEISLLAINADNMRHSIIARHKSEKEAWEANSELITSMSHDIRTPLTSLIGYLEILASGNYSSNEQFNKYIKSCKTKSIQLKDLSDKLFQYFLVFGKEKIAMQMGTFDVGILFQQLISEHVFDLSNSGFQVKTEFPEEACTIFTDIQYLKRLFDNLFSNIRKYAALDGDVSIASHIEGTTLTISIANTIRVDSAILESTNIGLKTCKKIVEQMNGTFSIKKAPSTFKVIITFPIKRMSKKN, encoded by the coding sequence TTGATAGCAGGTACCTTGGTAAGTCTTGGTATGTACTTTCTGGTACAGAGCTTTGGAAATCTTCTGGTTGATAAAAAGTATCTGAATGAAAATGCCGAGACAAAACGCTTGACCCAGTACCAGGATTCTCTTGAAAATTACATTACAAATAACCGCATTTCTGTAAAAGATGTCGGATCAATCTCAAAATGGGTGAAAAAACAGCATTATGTGTACCTGGTTATCTATGATGGTGATGAAATCGTGTATGAATCCGGATATTGGGATGATAAATATTCAGCTTACGAACTAGCCGAAACCGCCGATGGTGTAAATACCGTAACCGGCACCACCCCTTCCCTGGAACGGACGGTAAATAATATAGCCTTTAGCGATGGAACATATCTTGCTGAAATTATGGATGCCTCGGAATTAAAGTGGATTAGTATTGTTACCTATGTTTCATTGGTCGTTTTTTTCTTCTTTTTATTTTTGATATTAATCCTTTATAATCACCGGCTAATTGCCCGGATTATGCAACTGTCAAAGGAAGTCTCCCTGATAGAGAAGGGTGACCTGGAACAACCCATCTATCACAAAGGCAACGATGAGATATCCCTGCTTGCCATAAATGCTGATAATATGAGACATTCCATTATTGCAAGGCATAAAAGCGAGAAGGAAGCCTGGGAAGCTAACAGCGAGCTGATTACCTCCATGTCTCATGATATCCGTACTCCCCTTACTTCTTTAATCGGATATCTGGAGATTTTAGCTTCCGGAAATTACTCTTCCAATGAGCAGTTTAATAAATATATTAAAAGCTGCAAGACAAAATCTATTCAATTGAAAGACCTTTCCGATAAACTTTTTCAGTACTTCCTGGTGTTTGGTAAGGAAAAGATAGCGATGCAGATGGGTACTTTTGATGTGGGAATCTTGTTTCAGCAGCTAATCAGTGAGCATGTATTTGATTTAAGTAATTCCGGATTTCAAGTGAAGACGGAATTCCCGGAGGAAGCCTGCACGATATTCACCGACATACAATATTTAAAACGGTTGTTTGATAACCTTTTCTCCAACATTCGTAAATATGCGGCTTTAGACGGAGATGTTTCAATTGCCAGTCATATAGAAGGAACTACGCTGACAATCAGCATAGCAAACACAATACGGGTCGATAGTGCTATCCTAGAAAGTACCAATATCGGCTTAAAAACCTGTAAAAAAATCGTAGAGCAAATGAATGGAACTTTTAGTATAAAGAAGGCTCCCTCAACTTTTAAAGTTATTATTACCTTTCCCATTAAGCGTATGAGTAAAAAAAATTAA